In Paraburkholderia sprentiae WSM5005, a genomic segment contains:
- a CDS encoding tannase/feruloyl esterase family alpha/beta hydrolase: MRTLQSLKLLSGIKARSVSVLTLIAVCATAAIVAACGGGSSGGALTYTPLSVVQPVVDCSKLTSIDITDIGGAGSSISSASVTNATVNGATVAFCTVKGTLAPSNAFEVALPVSTWTQRFAELGCGGLCGNLSDPTQQSSFSFSYQCPLVQQGGFVTAATDMGHTGQDSSWTTDPQKQADFAYRGQHITTLAAKKLIRAYYGQTQKYSYFIGCSDGGREALMAAQRYPTDYNGIVAGAPAAHFQIQNSLYHGWSVKSQSTTGTSAGNAILYADKATLLHKAVAAACGGGSGAADGLIADPRTCHFDPATIQCASGATSTSNCLTTAEVTTAKAIYNGPTDATTGEYMLAGSPLYGSEANWIGVEVPATNSTDAPVSVTKLFSYSIVTGAYNLIFTGSPTMPTIDTFGYQDASFYTTYLKANHSFIDATSPDLSAFNAAGGKLILWHGWADQHISPLFTIQYYEAMQNAMGASAVDQFARLYLVPGVGHCGGGEGNPNIDLVSKITGWVEEAKVPTSVMTYQTDSSSNVTASRPVYPYPAVAKYTGSGDWHNGANYTQGAPLYTASSRTWAGSSFYAPYTPTTRGVAAP, from the coding sequence ATGAGAACGCTGCAATCCCTGAAGTTGCTGTCGGGTATCAAGGCGCGCAGCGTTTCTGTGCTGACGTTGATCGCGGTTTGCGCGACTGCCGCGATCGTCGCCGCATGCGGCGGCGGAAGCAGCGGCGGCGCGCTCACCTACACGCCGCTGTCGGTCGTTCAGCCCGTCGTCGATTGCTCGAAGCTCACTTCGATCGATATCACCGACATCGGCGGTGCGGGCAGTTCGATTAGCTCGGCGAGCGTGACCAACGCAACGGTCAACGGCGCGACGGTCGCGTTCTGTACCGTTAAGGGCACGCTCGCTCCGTCGAATGCATTCGAAGTCGCGCTGCCGGTCAGCACATGGACGCAGCGTTTCGCGGAACTCGGTTGCGGCGGTTTGTGCGGCAACCTGAGCGATCCGACCCAGCAAAGCTCGTTCAGCTTCTCGTATCAGTGCCCGCTGGTGCAGCAAGGCGGCTTCGTGACGGCGGCGACCGACATGGGTCACACAGGCCAGGATTCGAGCTGGACGACGGACCCGCAAAAGCAGGCCGACTTCGCGTATCGCGGCCAGCACATCACGACGCTAGCCGCGAAAAAGCTGATCAGGGCTTATTACGGACAGACGCAGAAGTACTCGTACTTCATCGGCTGCTCGGACGGTGGCCGCGAAGCGCTGATGGCCGCCCAACGCTACCCGACCGACTACAACGGTATCGTCGCGGGCGCACCGGCCGCGCACTTCCAGATCCAGAACTCGCTGTATCACGGCTGGAGCGTGAAGTCGCAGAGCACGACCGGCACCAGCGCCGGCAATGCGATTTTGTATGCCGACAAGGCCACGCTGCTGCACAAAGCCGTCGCTGCTGCATGCGGCGGCGGCAGCGGTGCGGCCGACGGCCTGATCGCCGATCCGCGTACCTGCCATTTCGACCCTGCGACGATCCAGTGCGCGAGCGGCGCGACGAGCACCAGCAACTGCCTGACCACTGCTGAAGTCACGACCGCGAAGGCGATCTACAACGGCCCGACCGATGCGACGACCGGCGAGTACATGCTGGCGGGTTCGCCGCTGTATGGCTCCGAAGCGAACTGGATCGGCGTCGAAGTGCCGGCGACGAACTCGACGGATGCACCGGTTTCGGTGACGAAGCTGTTCAGCTATTCGATCGTGACGGGCGCATACAACCTGATCTTCACCGGCTCGCCGACAATGCCCACCATCGACACCTTCGGCTATCAGGACGCCAGCTTCTACACGACTTACCTGAAGGCGAACCATTCGTTCATCGACGCGACGAGCCCGGACCTGTCCGCGTTCAATGCTGCCGGCGGCAAGCTGATCCTGTGGCACGGCTGGGCTGACCAGCACATCTCGCCGCTGTTCACGATCCAGTACTACGAGGCGATGCAGAACGCGATGGGCGCGTCTGCCGTCGACCAGTTCGCGCGTCTGTATCTGGTGCCGGGTGTCGGTCACTGCGGCGGTGGCGAAGGCAACCCGAATATCGACCTCGTGTCGAAGATCACCGGTTGGGTCGAAGAAGCCAAGGTGCCGACTTCCGTGATGACGTATCAGACCGATTCATCGAGCAACGTGACGGCGTCGCGCCCGGTCTATCCCTACCCGGCGGTCGCGAAGTACACCGGTTCGGGCGACTGGCACAACGGCGCGAACTACACGCAAGGCGCACCGCTCTACACGGCATCGTCGCGTACGTGGGCCGGCTCGAGCTTCTACGCGCCCTATACGCCGACGACACGCGGTGTCGCGGCACCCTGA
- a CDS encoding DUF3597 domain-containing protein, with product MSIFGDIVHKLFGKAKPDQPAPATEPTPDPAAAQAATPNAPAAPAPLTDVDVAAVMDQLVSESGQTLNWRTSIVDTMKALGVDSSLDHRKQLAQELKYSGDMNDSASMNIWLHKQVMQALAANGGKLPPDLAS from the coding sequence ATGAGTATTTTTGGTGACATCGTGCACAAGCTGTTCGGCAAAGCGAAGCCGGACCAACCTGCCCCCGCGACGGAGCCGACCCCCGACCCGGCCGCCGCACAAGCCGCGACGCCCAATGCTCCCGCTGCGCCTGCACCGCTGACCGACGTCGACGTGGCCGCCGTGATGGATCAACTCGTCAGCGAAAGCGGACAGACGTTGAACTGGCGCACGTCGATTGTCGACACGATGAAAGCGCTCGGCGTCGACAGCAGTCTCGACCACCGCAAGCAACTTGCGCAGGAATTGAAGTACAGCGGCGACATGAACGACTCGGCGAGCATGAACATCTGGCTGCACAAGCAGGTGATGCAGGCGCTCGCGGCAAACGGCGGCAAGCTGCCGCCCGATCTGGCAAGTTAA
- a CDS encoding Na/Pi cotransporter family protein, producing the protein MTDYLADIDPGGLNFVGIFGLLIGGLALFLLGLEFLTGGLKAIAGSRLQSLIGVLTANRFRGVVAGAVVTALLNSSTITTVLMVGFVSAGLMTLAQAVPMIMGANIGSTITAQIIAFDVSRLTPFMLAIGFVLHAFGPRELLREIGRVVMGLGLLFMGIQLMGEATHPLRTYQPFIDAMQDMRNPLVGVFVGAVFTAIVQSSAATLAIVIALSGQGLMPLEAAITLILGANVGTCGTALLASIGKPPEAVQVGVVHLVFNVLGVVIALLLIPQMAEFVRWISPSHPELQGLARLSAEAPRQVANVHTLFSVANTLLLIWFTGPIARLAQWVVPKRAKPAQPAGDPRYLDESSLTVPALGLQRVRIELTRLGAQVLEVVQRGSQMVSTGTMEEINQMLDQDKESDRLAFEILQYIGRLSQGQHSEDEGQQIVGYTQVTSHLESISGIVGTTLMTVVQQRMAQQIDLLRLRDAATTQFSEAVLRNLEQAIGTIQAPDPEAIARVIDAKAGIDKLAATARQVVLAKLQLADKADVVTFRVAMDLIEQGRQIAQFARAIAKNVAAFQ; encoded by the coding sequence ATGACTGATTATCTTGCTGACATCGATCCCGGCGGATTGAACTTCGTCGGGATCTTCGGGCTGTTGATCGGCGGCCTCGCGCTGTTTCTTCTCGGTCTGGAGTTCCTGACCGGCGGCCTGAAGGCGATCGCGGGATCGAGACTGCAGTCGCTGATCGGCGTGCTGACCGCGAACCGGTTTCGCGGCGTGGTGGCGGGCGCCGTGGTGACCGCGCTGCTGAACTCGTCGACCATCACGACGGTACTGATGGTCGGCTTCGTGTCCGCCGGCCTGATGACGCTGGCCCAGGCGGTGCCGATGATCATGGGCGCGAACATCGGCTCGACCATCACCGCGCAGATCATCGCCTTCGACGTTTCGCGTCTGACGCCATTCATGCTGGCGATCGGCTTCGTGCTGCACGCGTTCGGTCCGCGCGAGCTGCTGCGGGAGATCGGCCGGGTCGTGATGGGGCTAGGGCTGCTGTTCATGGGCATTCAGCTGATGGGGGAGGCTACGCATCCGCTGCGCACGTACCAGCCGTTCATCGACGCGATGCAGGACATGCGCAATCCGCTCGTCGGCGTCTTCGTGGGAGCGGTCTTCACCGCGATCGTGCAAAGCTCGGCGGCGACGCTCGCGATCGTCATTGCGTTGAGCGGCCAGGGCTTGATGCCGCTCGAAGCCGCCATCACGCTGATTCTCGGCGCGAATGTCGGCACCTGCGGCACCGCGTTGCTCGCCTCGATCGGTAAGCCGCCGGAGGCGGTGCAGGTTGGCGTCGTGCATCTGGTGTTCAATGTGCTTGGCGTAGTGATCGCGCTATTGCTCATTCCGCAGATGGCGGAGTTCGTGCGCTGGATATCGCCGTCGCATCCGGAACTGCAAGGTCTCGCGCGGCTGTCGGCCGAGGCGCCGCGCCAGGTCGCCAACGTGCATACGCTTTTCAGTGTGGCGAACACGCTGCTGCTGATCTGGTTTACCGGCCCGATCGCGCGGCTCGCGCAATGGGTCGTGCCGAAACGAGCGAAGCCGGCCCAACCCGCGGGCGACCCGCGGTATCTCGACGAGTCGTCGTTGACGGTGCCGGCGCTCGGACTGCAACGCGTGCGTATCGAATTGACGCGGCTCGGCGCGCAGGTGCTCGAGGTCGTGCAACGCGGCTCGCAGATGGTGTCGACCGGCACGATGGAAGAGATCAATCAGATGCTCGATCAGGACAAGGAAAGCGACCGGCTCGCCTTCGAGATTCTTCAATATATCGGCCGCTTATCGCAGGGGCAGCACTCGGAGGACGAAGGTCAGCAGATCGTCGGCTATACGCAGGTCACGAGCCATCTGGAGAGCATCAGCGGCATTGTCGGCACCACGTTGATGACGGTCGTGCAGCAGCGAATGGCGCAGCAGATCGACCTGCTGCGCCTGCGCGATGCGGCGACCACGCAGTTTTCCGAGGCGGTCCTTCGCAATCTCGAGCAGGCGATCGGCACGATCCAGGCGCCCGATCCGGAGGCGATCGCGCGGGTGATCGACGCGAAAGCCGGCATCGACAAACTCGCCGCGACCGCGCGGCAGGTCGTGCTCGCGAAGCTTCAGCTGGCGGACAAAGCGGACGTGGTCACGTTCCGGGTGGCCATGGACCTGATCGAGCAGGGCCGGCAGATCGCGCAGTTTGCGCGGGCCATTGCGAAAAACGTCGCGGCGTTTCAGTAG
- a CDS encoding 3-ketoacyl-ACP reductase → MANRIAYVTGGMGGIGTAICQRLHKENYTVIAGCGPNSTRKARWLEEQKALGYNFVASEGNVADWESTTKAFEKVKNEVGEVDVLVNNAGITRDGMFRKMTYEDWQAVIDTNLTSLFNVTKQVIEGMVERGFGRIVNISSVNGQKGQFGQTNYSTAKAGIHGFTMSLAQEVATKNVTVNTVSPGYIGTDMVKAIRPEVLEKIVATIPVRRLGTPDEIASIVAWIASDEAGFATGADFSLNGGLHMG, encoded by the coding sequence ATGGCAAATCGAATTGCATATGTAACCGGCGGGATGGGTGGTATCGGAACCGCCATCTGCCAGCGCTTGCATAAAGAGAACTACACCGTCATCGCGGGCTGCGGCCCGAACTCGACGCGCAAAGCCCGATGGCTGGAAGAACAGAAAGCGCTCGGCTACAACTTCGTCGCATCGGAAGGTAACGTCGCCGATTGGGAATCCACCACGAAAGCGTTCGAGAAGGTCAAGAATGAGGTCGGTGAAGTCGACGTGCTCGTCAACAACGCGGGCATCACGCGCGACGGCATGTTCCGCAAGATGACGTACGAAGACTGGCAAGCGGTGATCGACACCAATCTCACGAGCCTGTTCAACGTGACCAAGCAGGTCATCGAGGGCATGGTCGAACGAGGCTTTGGGCGCATTGTCAATATCTCGTCGGTCAACGGTCAGAAAGGCCAGTTCGGGCAAACCAACTACTCCACGGCCAAGGCCGGCATTCACGGCTTCACGATGTCGCTCGCGCAGGAAGTGGCCACCAAGAACGTGACCGTCAACACCGTGTCGCCGGGCTACATCGGCACCGACATGGTCAAGGCCATCCGCCCGGAGGTGCTGGAAAAAATCGTCGCGACGATTCCGGTGCGGCGTCTCGGCACGCCGGATGAAATCGCGTCGATCGTCGCGTGGATCGCGTCCGATGAGGCGGGCTTTGCGACCGGGGCGGATTTCTCGCTGAACGGCGGTCTGCACATGGGCTAA
- a CDS encoding c-type cytochrome: protein MKHDLFHSVSFAIAAACALAITATANAAAGDATANTASASTDAAQVARGAYLAKAADCAGCHTAAPRVAHPGAAPVATPPFAGGLGIGSPFGTIYTSNITPDPQYGIGRYSYDDFARAVREGIAPGGKRLYPAMPYPSFAKITDDDMHALYAYFMHGVQPVAVPAPPTRLPFPFNQRWVLMFWDWVFAPKSQFKADPKRDAQWNRGAYLVQSLGHCGACHTPRGPGYEERGYDGSASAYLTGGTNDHWFAANLTGDEGSGLGRSSATDIVAFLRNGHGDGLIPFGSMVQVVEDSTQYLNDDDLAAIAAYLKSLPPRAPSGYFNARSSAAQQTVQALKTGDVERPGAGIYASYCARCHQMDGAGVPQKYPRLAGNPAVLSASSVSLVRLLVEGGSSPHTESGPKPRKMPSFAGKLTDTEMARVLTFVRNTWGNTARPVTRNDVSSVRDALHK from the coding sequence ATGAAGCACGACCTGTTCCACTCGGTCAGCTTCGCGATCGCCGCCGCATGCGCGCTGGCGATAACCGCGACGGCAAACGCGGCCGCGGGCGACGCCACCGCGAACACCGCAAGCGCATCCACGGACGCCGCGCAGGTCGCGCGCGGCGCATACCTCGCCAAAGCCGCCGATTGCGCCGGCTGCCACACGGCCGCGCCTCGCGTCGCGCATCCGGGCGCGGCGCCAGTCGCTACGCCGCCGTTTGCGGGGGGCCTCGGCATCGGATCACCGTTCGGCACCATCTATACGTCGAACATCACGCCAGACCCGCAATACGGCATCGGCCGTTATAGCTATGACGACTTCGCGCGCGCGGTGCGCGAAGGCATTGCGCCCGGTGGCAAGCGGCTTTATCCGGCGATGCCGTACCCGTCGTTCGCGAAGATTACCGATGACGACATGCACGCGCTGTATGCGTACTTCATGCACGGCGTGCAGCCGGTCGCCGTGCCGGCCCCGCCAACGCGCTTGCCGTTTCCGTTCAACCAGCGCTGGGTGTTGATGTTCTGGGACTGGGTGTTCGCGCCGAAAAGCCAGTTCAAAGCCGATCCGAAACGCGATGCGCAATGGAATCGCGGCGCGTATCTGGTGCAATCGCTCGGCCATTGCGGCGCCTGCCACACGCCGCGCGGACCCGGCTATGAAGAGCGCGGCTATGACGGGTCGGCGTCGGCCTATCTGACCGGGGGCACCAACGATCACTGGTTCGCGGCGAACCTGACCGGCGACGAGGGCTCGGGGCTCGGCCGCAGTTCCGCGACCGACATCGTCGCGTTCCTTCGAAACGGCCACGGTGACGGACTCATCCCGTTCGGCAGCATGGTGCAAGTCGTCGAAGACAGCACGCAGTACCTGAACGACGACGATCTCGCCGCGATCGCCGCGTATCTGAAGAGCCTGCCGCCACGCGCGCCAAGCGGCTATTTCAATGCGCGCTCGAGCGCCGCGCAACAAACCGTGCAGGCGCTGAAAACGGGGGATGTCGAAAGACCCGGCGCGGGCATTTACGCGTCATATTGCGCGCGCTGTCATCAGATGGATGGGGCCGGGGTGCCGCAAAAGTATCCGCGCCTCGCGGGCAACCCCGCGGTGTTGTCGGCGTCGAGCGTGTCACTGGTGCGCTTGCTGGTCGAAGGGGGGAGCAGTCCTCATACCGAGTCGGGACCGAAGCCGCGCAAGATGCCGTCTTTCGCCGGCAAGCTGACGGATACCGAAATGGCGCGCGTGCTCACGTTTGTTCGAAATACATGGGGAAATACGGCTCGACCGGTGACGCGAAACGACGTGTCGAGCGTGCGCGACGCATTGCATAAATAA
- a CDS encoding cytochrome c oxidase subunit 3, with translation MSDALDLNRSSSEPDETTRPLPVGSAGERSSGWWGCFTLITTEGALFGYLIFSYLYLASQSQQHWPPEGLPKLGLGGANTIILLSSSVFVWFCERCVRRRRLRLGVASMAVGIVLGCIFMGIQLREWHNHPYGLTSHLYGSLYFTITGFHMAHVLVGIVVLTLLLIWTALGYFDDKRCAALSIGGLYWHFVDVVWLFIFSTLYLTPYLFREWS, from the coding sequence ATGAGCGATGCGCTGGATCTGAATCGCTCGTCGAGCGAACCGGACGAAACCACGCGTCCGTTGCCGGTCGGCAGCGCGGGCGAGCGATCGAGCGGCTGGTGGGGCTGCTTCACGCTGATTACGACCGAAGGGGCGCTGTTCGGCTATCTGATCTTCTCGTATCTGTATCTGGCGTCGCAGAGCCAGCAGCATTGGCCGCCCGAGGGCTTGCCCAAGCTCGGGCTCGGCGGCGCGAATACGATCATTCTGCTATCGAGCAGCGTGTTCGTCTGGTTCTGCGAGCGCTGCGTGCGTCGGCGGCGGTTGCGGCTGGGTGTCGCGTCGATGGCGGTCGGCATCGTGCTGGGGTGCATCTTCATGGGCATCCAGTTGCGCGAATGGCACAACCATCCGTATGGCCTGACCTCGCATCTCTATGGCTCGTTGTACTTCACGATTACCGGCTTTCATATGGCGCACGTGCTGGTCGGCATCGTCGTGCTGACGCTTTTGCTGATCTGGACCGCGCTCGGCTATTTCGACGACAAGCGCTGCGCGGCGCTGTCGATCGGCGGGCTGTATTGGCACTTCGTCGATGTCGTGTGGCTGTTCATTTTCAGCACGCTCTATCTCACGCCCTATCTGTTCCGGGAGTGGTCATGA
- the ctaD gene encoding cytochrome c oxidase subunit I — MSDHPASSSMPALTRTPRRGRVVPGSEQEKRLREIWESRPGWRGWFSTVDHKTIGLRYLVTAFVFLLMGGVEALIMRIQLARPNATVLTPEQYNQLFTMHGLTMIFLYALPVLSGFSNYLWPLVLGARDMAFPRLNALSYWVFLFAGIFLYASFPTGQAPDAGWFNYVPLSGLEYSNGPNIDVYALGMVLLGISTTVGAMNFVVTLLRMRAPGMSLDRVPVLVWGTLTASGGNLLAVPSVSLAFLMLWMDRRIGTHFFDVLNSGRPLLWQHLFWIFAHPWVYVVVLPAMGIVSDALPVFCRRPLVGYGPVALATVATMVIGFAVWIHHMFATGIPALALSFFGSASMIIAVPSAVATFAWVATIWTGRPVYRVPFLFFAGFVLLFVIGGVSGVMTAAVPFDWQLTDTYFVVAHLHYVLLGINVFPVIGGIYFWFPKFTGKMTNERLGKLAFWVLFIGFNVAFFPMHIAGLLGMPRRMYTYPADMGWNTVNLVTSLGSFVFAAGVLLFLIDIAVSLKRGKLAGNNPWDAPTLEWSVSSPPPPYNFAVVPTLASRHPLWEGRIEEPGAANQTRSQLDEGYLLAQGREALGTTALEASPDVILKMPEDSYAPFWLAVFAALLFAGLALTAWVFVGAMLAGCAVSIIAWLWPERALIQREPVAVEDAGG, encoded by the coding sequence ATGTCCGATCATCCCGCTTCCTCTTCGATGCCCGCACTGACCCGCACGCCGCGGCGCGGCCGCGTGGTGCCCGGCAGCGAGCAGGAAAAGCGCCTGCGCGAAATCTGGGAGTCGCGACCCGGCTGGCGCGGCTGGTTCTCGACGGTCGACCACAAGACCATCGGCCTGCGCTACCTCGTGACCGCATTCGTGTTTCTGCTGATGGGCGGCGTCGAAGCGCTGATCATGCGCATCCAACTCGCGCGTCCCAACGCGACGGTGCTCACGCCTGAACAGTACAACCAACTGTTCACGATGCACGGACTGACGATGATCTTTCTGTACGCACTGCCTGTTCTGTCGGGCTTCTCGAACTATCTCTGGCCGCTCGTGCTCGGCGCGCGCGACATGGCTTTTCCGCGCTTGAACGCGCTGTCGTACTGGGTGTTCCTGTTCGCCGGCATCTTCCTGTATGCGAGTTTTCCGACCGGCCAGGCGCCGGACGCGGGCTGGTTCAACTACGTGCCGCTGTCAGGCCTCGAGTACAGCAACGGCCCGAACATCGACGTGTACGCGCTCGGCATGGTGCTGCTCGGCATTTCCACGACGGTCGGCGCGATGAACTTCGTCGTCACGCTGCTGAGGATGCGCGCGCCGGGCATGTCGCTCGATCGCGTGCCGGTGCTGGTGTGGGGCACGCTGACCGCGTCGGGCGGCAATCTGCTGGCGGTGCCGTCGGTGAGCCTCGCGTTTCTGATGCTGTGGATGGACCGCCGCATCGGCACGCATTTCTTTGACGTGCTCAATAGCGGGCGGCCCTTGCTATGGCAGCACCTGTTCTGGATTTTCGCGCACCCGTGGGTCTACGTGGTCGTGTTGCCGGCCATGGGGATCGTGTCGGACGCTTTGCCGGTCTTTTGCCGCCGGCCGCTGGTGGGGTATGGGCCGGTCGCGTTGGCGACGGTCGCGACGATGGTGATCGGCTTTGCCGTGTGGATTCACCATATGTTCGCGACCGGTATCCCCGCGCTTGCGTTGTCGTTCTTCGGCTCGGCCAGCATGATCATCGCGGTGCCGAGCGCGGTCGCGACGTTCGCCTGGGTGGCGACGATCTGGACCGGCCGGCCCGTGTATCGCGTGCCGTTCCTGTTTTTCGCGGGCTTCGTGCTGCTGTTCGTGATCGGCGGTGTCTCCGGCGTAATGACGGCCGCCGTGCCGTTCGACTGGCAACTCACCGACACGTATTTCGTCGTGGCGCATCTGCACTATGTGCTGCTCGGCATCAACGTGTTTCCGGTGATCGGCGGCATCTACTTCTGGTTTCCGAAATTCACCGGCAAGATGACGAACGAGCGTCTCGGCAAGCTCGCGTTCTGGGTGCTGTTCATCGGCTTCAACGTCGCGTTCTTCCCGATGCATATCGCGGGGCTGCTCGGCATGCCGCGCCGCATGTACACATATCCCGCCGACATGGGCTGGAACACGGTGAATCTCGTCACGTCGCTCGGTTCGTTCGTGTTTGCGGCCGGCGTGCTGCTGTTTCTGATCGATATCGCGGTGAGCCTGAAACGCGGCAAGCTCGCCGGCAATAATCCGTGGGATGCGCCGACGCTCGAATGGTCGGTCAGCTCGCCGCCGCCGCCGTATAACTTCGCGGTGGTGCCGACGCTCGCGAGCCGGCACCCGCTGTGGGAGGGCCGAATCGAGGAGCCGGGCGCCGCGAATCAGACGCGCTCGCAGCTCGACGAAGGCTATCTGCTCGCGCAAGGTCGAGAAGCGCTGGGCACGACCGCACTCGAGGCGAGTCCCGACGTGATCCTGAAGATGCCCGAAGATTCGTACGCGCCGTTCTGGCTCGCGGTCTTCGCCGCGCTGCTGTTCGCGGGGCTGGCGTTGACCGCCTGGGTTTTCGTGGGTGCGATGCTGGCCGGCTGCGCGGTCTCGATCATCGCGTGGCTGTGGCCCGAGCGCGCGCTGATCCAGCGCGAGCCGGTCGCGGTCGAGGATGCGGGAGGCTGA
- the coxB gene encoding cytochrome c oxidase subunit II, with translation MTRGSVTWLPALAVASAHAAHANPVAPLNYFLHAAGPAARPTLYLGWVFTAIVILVTLIVAGLLIGAMVRKRPAAQPDALSAEPGGIRWVFIGTAVSSVVLLAMLTYALITLESVASPASYPHLTITVTAYDWWWRADYSGDPNPARNFTTANEIHIPVGEPVKIQLKSADVVHAFWVPQLAGKTEAIPGQTNEQWIQADGPGIYRGQCSQFCGAQHAHMAFEVIAQDAAAFNAWRDAQGRAASVPTADAAVSAGQHLFEERCAGCHTIRGTKATGLQAPDLTHLGSRRMIAAGALSNTPDHLLDWIEHAQRIKPDALMPSIALTTREAAALSAYLATLH, from the coding sequence ATCACGCGCGGCAGCGTCACGTGGTTACCAGCGCTGGCTGTCGCTTCCGCGCACGCCGCCCACGCGAACCCGGTGGCGCCGCTGAACTACTTTCTGCACGCGGCAGGCCCGGCGGCCCGTCCGACGCTGTACCTGGGCTGGGTCTTCACCGCGATCGTCATACTGGTCACGCTGATCGTCGCCGGCCTGTTGATCGGCGCGATGGTCCGCAAGCGTCCCGCGGCGCAACCGGACGCGCTGAGCGCCGAGCCGGGCGGCATCCGCTGGGTGTTCATCGGCACCGCCGTGTCGTCGGTCGTGCTGCTGGCGATGCTGACGTATGCACTCATCACGCTCGAATCGGTCGCGTCGCCGGCGTCGTATCCACACTTGACGATCACGGTGACCGCTTACGACTGGTGGTGGAGAGCCGATTACAGCGGCGATCCGAATCCGGCCCGCAACTTCACGACCGCGAACGAGATTCATATTCCGGTCGGTGAGCCAGTGAAGATTCAGCTCAAAAGCGCGGACGTCGTGCACGCGTTCTGGGTGCCGCAACTCGCGGGCAAGACGGAAGCGATTCCCGGGCAAACCAACGAGCAGTGGATTCAGGCGGACGGTCCAGGCATTTATCGTGGGCAATGCTCGCAGTTCTGCGGCGCGCAGCACGCGCATATGGCATTCGAAGTGATCGCGCAGGACGCCGCCGCGTTCAACGCCTGGCGCGACGCACAGGGACGCGCGGCCAGCGTGCCCACGGCGGACGCAGCGGTGTCGGCGGGCCAGCATCTGTTCGAAGAGCGCTGCGCGGGTTGCCACACGATTCGCGGCACCAAGGCCACCGGCCTGCAGGCGCCCGATCTGACGCATCTCGGCTCGCGTCGCATGATCGCGGCGGGCGCACTGAGCAATACACCCGACCATCTGCTCGACTGGATCGAGCACGCGCAGCGGATCAAACCCGACGCATTGATGCCCAGTATCGCGCTGACCACGCGCGAGGCCGCCGCGTTGTCGGCGTATCTCGCGACGCTGCATTGA
- a CDS encoding DUF2778 domain-containing protein has protein sequence MFQCSFELNGKPMSEFRIGALSFPAYSGQGSYINKAAGTCTPTYGAIPAGTYYIFDRRSGGALGPWKERLNLNRNNKSEWFALYAIDGHIDDDKLLCDGIIRGQFRLHPKGRLGKSEGCITIDQLADWHHIRSIFINTPKVSVPGSELKAYGEVIVR, from the coding sequence ATGTTTCAATGCTCGTTCGAATTAAATGGCAAGCCAATGAGTGAATTTCGGATTGGCGCCCTATCGTTTCCTGCATACTCTGGACAAGGGAGTTATATCAATAAAGCGGCGGGAACGTGCACGCCGACGTATGGTGCTATCCCCGCGGGCACGTATTATATTTTTGACAGAAGATCCGGAGGCGCTCTCGGCCCGTGGAAAGAGCGGCTTAATCTGAATCGCAATAACAAGAGCGAATGGTTCGCGCTGTACGCTATCGACGGCCATATTGACGACGACAAACTCTTATGCGACGGCATCATTCGTGGCCAATTCCGATTGCATCCGAAGGGACGATTGGGGAAAAGCGAGGGCTGCATCACTATCGACCAACTCGCAGACTGGCATCATATACGTTCTATATTTATCAACACGCCGAAAGTATCCGTGCCTGGATCGGAACTTAAAGCGTACGGTGAAGTGATTGTGAGATGA